One genomic segment of Pedobacter endophyticus includes these proteins:
- a CDS encoding DHA2 family efflux MFS transporter permease subunit translates to MAEVGLKKWVITFTVITASLLELIDTTIVNVAIPQIQGNLGATLEDVAWLSTGYAVANVIVLPMSGWLGNRFGRKNYFLTSIIVFTLVSFLCGNATSLGELVLFRIIQGLAGGGLISTAQAILIETWPREDVGIATALFGLGAVVGPTVGPTIGGYILDISSWPWIFYVNIPVGILAAYCTYTFVRATPKEGKGQPVDWWGIALLAIAVGSLQTVLEKGESEDWFATPYITALAAASVFGLLLFIWREMSTDHPIVNFKIMRHRSFAVGMFTSFVLGFGLYGSVFVFPIFCQNLLGFSALQTGELLFPGGLCTIIMMPFIGIMLKKGVPAQFMATVGMFLFFVFCWMLSNSTLQSGTGDFFLPLVIRGIGMALLFVPLTTLAIQDLKGPEIGQGSGLNNMMRQLGGSFGIAALTTLIHIRSGFHRSNLLTNLNDYNPAFVERFNGLIRNFMAKGQNFIDAKMMAAKAMEGMVTRQTMLLTYDDAYWVAGLIMLFSIPLLYLQKFKKNVEIPADVH, encoded by the coding sequence ATGGCCGAAGTAGGGTTAAAAAAGTGGGTGATTACATTTACGGTAATTACGGCTTCATTATTGGAGCTGATAGATACAACAATCGTAAACGTAGCAATTCCACAAATACAGGGAAATTTGGGCGCCACTCTGGAGGATGTCGCCTGGCTTTCTACGGGTTACGCGGTAGCAAACGTTATCGTATTGCCAATGTCTGGCTGGTTGGGTAACCGATTTGGCAGGAAAAATTACTTTCTTACCTCCATTATTGTTTTTACACTCGTTTCATTTTTGTGCGGAAACGCAACTTCGCTTGGAGAGCTTGTACTTTTCAGAATTATACAAGGTTTGGCGGGCGGCGGATTGATATCAACAGCACAAGCTATCCTAATTGAAACCTGGCCACGTGAAGATGTGGGTATTGCAACAGCTTTATTTGGTTTGGGGGCAGTAGTTGGGCCAACTGTTGGGCCAACTATTGGCGGCTACATTTTGGATATCAGCTCCTGGCCGTGGATCTTTTATGTAAATATTCCCGTCGGAATCCTCGCCGCGTACTGTACGTACACCTTTGTTCGGGCCACCCCGAAAGAGGGGAAGGGGCAACCTGTAGATTGGTGGGGCATTGCCTTATTGGCGATTGCTGTTGGTAGTTTACAAACGGTTTTAGAAAAAGGTGAGAGCGAAGATTGGTTTGCAACACCATACATTACAGCTTTAGCTGCGGCTTCGGTATTTGGCTTATTGCTATTTATTTGGAGAGAAATGAGCACCGACCACCCCATTGTGAACTTTAAAATTATGCGCCACAGAAGTTTTGCGGTGGGTATGTTCACCTCCTTTGTATTGGGCTTTGGTTTATACGGATCGGTATTCGTTTTCCCAATATTTTGCCAAAACCTGCTTGGATTCTCGGCACTGCAAACCGGAGAATTGTTATTCCCCGGTGGGCTGTGTACCATCATTATGATGCCTTTTATTGGTATTATGCTTAAAAAGGGAGTGCCAGCGCAATTTATGGCCACTGTTGGTATGTTCTTATTCTTCGTATTCTGCTGGATGCTGAGCAACTCGACATTGCAATCGGGAACGGGCGACTTTTTCCTTCCCTTGGTAATTCGCGGGATTGGTATGGCCTTATTGTTTGTGCCTTTAACCACGTTGGCGATACAGGATTTGAAAGGACCAGAAATTGGTCAGGGTTCAGGTTTAAACAACATGATGCGCCAGTTGGGTGGATCATTCGGAATCGCGGCTTTAACAACGCTTATTCACATCCGTTCGGGTTTCCATAGAAGTAACTTATTGACCAACCTAAACGATTACAACCCGGCGTTTGTAGAACGTTTTAACGGTTTGATCAGAAACTTTATGGCAAAGGGCCAAAACTTTATCGATGCCAAAATGATGGCGGCTAAAGCGATGGAAGGAATGGTAACGCGGCAAACGATGCTGTTAACTTACGATGATGCATATTGGGTTGCCGGACTGATTATGTTGTTCTCTATACCGTTGTTGTATCTGCAAAAATTTAAGAAAAACGTAGAGATTCCGGCTGATGTGCATTAG
- a CDS encoding HlyD family secretion protein, whose product MTTEKKKKNIVVPIILGVLLVIGAVFGITEWNYYSKHVDTDDAQIDGDISPVVARVGGYVKDINFEENTHVNEGQVLVKLDDNDYKVKLEQAQAGQKGANAGVGVAQSQIAATQANTSTAKANVEAARVKLTLANKDYARYENLIKDGSITQQAFDQAKASRDAAKATYQAAVDQYNAAVKQVGTTQSQLAVSSNAISQRQSDIDFAKLQLSYTEIKAPASGIVSKKNVQKGQLVQPGQSLFSIVNDGSIYVTANFKETQLEKIKEGSKVEIEVDAYPDEKIQGEVYNFSPITGAKGSLLPPDNATGNFVKVVQRVPVKIKIHPSKEMLAKLRPGMSVQASVSTN is encoded by the coding sequence ATGACAACTGAAAAGAAAAAAAAGAACATAGTAGTACCCATCATTTTAGGTGTTTTACTAGTAATAGGTGCCGTTTTTGGTATCACAGAGTGGAATTATTACAGCAAACACGTTGATACGGATGATGCGCAGATTGATGGAGACATCAGTCCTGTTGTTGCTCGTGTTGGCGGTTATGTAAAGGACATCAATTTTGAAGAAAACACGCATGTAAACGAAGGCCAGGTTTTGGTTAAGCTTGATGATAACGATTACAAAGTGAAGTTAGAGCAAGCGCAAGCGGGACAAAAAGGTGCAAATGCGGGCGTTGGTGTAGCGCAATCGCAAATTGCTGCCACCCAGGCTAATACCAGTACTGCAAAGGCAAATGTGGAGGCCGCAAGGGTAAAGTTGACACTAGCCAATAAAGATTATGCCCGTTATGAAAACCTGATCAAAGATGGTTCGATTACGCAGCAAGCTTTCGATCAGGCTAAAGCATCTCGCGATGCAGCCAAAGCTACCTATCAGGCGGCTGTAGATCAGTATAATGCTGCGGTTAAGCAAGTTGGTACCACGCAATCGCAATTGGCCGTAAGCAGCAACGCCATTAGCCAACGCCAGAGCGATATCGATTTTGCCAAACTTCAATTATCGTACACCGAAATTAAAGCACCAGCTTCGGGTATTGTTTCTAAAAAGAATGTTCAAAAAGGACAACTGGTACAGCCAGGTCAGTCGCTATTTTCGATTGTGAACGATGGAAGCATTTACGTTACTGCAAACTTTAAAGAAACTCAATTAGAGAAGATTAAAGAAGGATCGAAAGTGGAGATTGAAGTTGATGCTTATCCAGATGAAAAGATTCAGGGTGAAGTATATAACTTCTCGCCAATTACCGGCGCAAAAGGTTCTTTATTGCCTCCCGACAACGCAACAGGTAACTTCGTTAAAGTTGTTCAACGCGTTCCGGTAAAAATCAAAATTCACCCATCAAAAGAAATGCTTGCCAAGTTACGCCCCGGAATGAGCGTTCAGGCATCAGTTTCTACTAACTAA
- a CDS encoding TolC family protein, whose product MIPKSIRLMLVASLIPAALFAQSTKELNINQAIELGIANSKNLKRAQNKIDQAAAQLEVVKDNALPTANASFMYNHAEIPTHTFSLGDGASVLNLPNRADAFVGTAAVQELVYGGGKLKYAKESTKLLAQVAQLDADISKEDITYAVISTYYSLYKIEQSKKVVNQNLESIAAQIKQAQRFFEQGIVTKNDVLRFQLQQANVTLTQMDIESNRKVVNYNLDILLGWPEDTEIKIVDPSAGLKAASSLNDYIGLAMANRQELKQLDVQNKVADYNIKTIKANTRPTVGVGANLYYINPSGSFIPPVNQYLLPVTVGATVSWNIGSLWTNKNKVSEARIQQSEIAIQKDILSDQVKTDINRNYQNYQVAVNKIEVLETSIAQAAENDRLLASKYKNNVASVTDRIDAETLLYQAKINLEIAKADAGLAYYTLLKSTGKITQ is encoded by the coding sequence ATGATACCCAAATCAATTAGATTAATGCTTGTGGCATCGTTAATTCCGGCGGCTTTGTTTGCACAAAGCACAAAGGAGCTAAATATCAATCAAGCGATCGAACTTGGCATAGCCAATAGTAAAAATTTAAAACGTGCTCAAAACAAGATAGATCAGGCGGCGGCGCAGCTTGAAGTTGTTAAAGACAACGCGCTTCCTACCGCCAATGCGAGTTTTATGTACAATCATGCAGAAATTCCCACCCACACTTTTAGCCTGGGCGATGGCGCTTCTGTTTTAAATTTACCCAACAGGGCCGATGCTTTTGTGGGTACAGCAGCGGTACAAGAGTTGGTTTATGGCGGCGGCAAGCTCAAATATGCCAAAGAATCGACTAAGTTATTGGCGCAGGTAGCGCAATTAGATGCCGATATAAGTAAAGAAGATATTACATACGCGGTAATCAGCACCTATTATTCGCTTTATAAAATTGAGCAGAGCAAAAAGGTGGTAAACCAAAATCTCGAATCGATTGCTGCCCAAATTAAACAGGCACAACGCTTTTTTGAGCAGGGAATAGTAACCAAGAACGATGTTTTGCGTTTCCAATTGCAACAGGCAAACGTTACGCTGACCCAAATGGATATAGAAAGCAACCGCAAAGTGGTTAACTATAACCTTGATATTTTGTTGGGCTGGCCGGAAGATACTGAAATCAAAATTGTCGATCCATCGGCTGGTTTAAAGGCGGCAAGCTCGTTAAACGATTACATTGGGTTGGCAATGGCAAATCGCCAGGAGTTGAAACAACTTGATGTGCAAAACAAGGTTGCCGATTACAACATTAAAACCATTAAGGCCAATACGAGACCTACTGTTGGTGTAGGTGCCAATTTATATTACATTAACCCGAGCGGTAGTTTTATTCCGCCGGTAAACCAATACCTTTTGCCTGTTACTGTAGGCGCCACGGTTTCGTGGAATATCGGGTCGCTTTGGACAAATAAAAATAAAGTAAGCGAGGCGAGGATCCAACAAAGTGAAATTGCCATTCAAAAAGATATTTTATCGGATCAGGTTAAAACCGATATCAACAGAAACTACCAAAACTATCAGGTAGCGGTTAACAAGATTGAGGTTTTGGAAACATCTATCGCCCAGGCGGCCGAAAACGACCGGTTACTGGCATCGAAATACAAGAATAATGTAGCTTCGGTTACCGACAGAATTGATGCAGAAACTTTGCTATATCAGGCAAAAATAAACTTAGAAATAGCGAAGGCCGATGCAGGTTTGGCATACTACACATTACTTAAATCAACAGGAAAAATAACGCAATAA
- a CDS encoding TetR/AcrR family transcriptional regulator, which produces MKTEKIDKRQAILDAAEKLFCETGYEGTSTRQIAKESGANMAMINYYFGSKEGVFVEIMNNRIEGFASQLRIINEDKISSLEKLHKVIEGYANRILANVAFHKMMHRELSLTQRPEMYDKIKDAMGLNMQLIDRIINEGIENGSFNKVDGRMVIATIMGTITNIVISPNKVMPCSNFDLNNPKDKKMIKERAIAHLKDLTTVYLTTKK; this is translated from the coding sequence ATGAAAACAGAAAAGATAGATAAAAGACAAGCCATACTGGATGCTGCTGAGAAGCTGTTTTGCGAAACAGGATATGAAGGTACATCGACGCGACAGATCGCCAAAGAATCTGGTGCCAACATGGCAATGATTAATTATTATTTCGGTTCGAAAGAGGGTGTTTTTGTAGAGATAATGAACAACCGCATCGAAGGCTTTGCTTCTCAATTACGCATTATAAACGAAGATAAAATTTCTTCGTTAGAAAAACTTCACAAGGTTATCGAAGGTTATGCAAACAGAATATTGGCAAACGTAGCCTTTCATAAAATGATGCACAGGGAGTTGTCGCTAACGCAAAGGCCCGAGATGTACGATAAGATAAAGGATGCCATGGGGCTGAACATGCAGCTCATCGATCGAATAATAAACGAGGGGATAGAAAACGGAAGCTTTAACAAAGTTGATGGGCGGATGGTCATTGCAACGATTATGGGCACGATAACAAACATTGTAATCTCTCCCAACAAGGTAATGCCATGTTCGAATTTCGACCTGAACAATCCGAAAGACAAGAAAATGATTAAAGAGCGAGCCATTGCTCACTTAAAAGATTTAACCACAGTTTATTTAACAACCAAAAAATGA
- a CDS encoding DUF2911 domain-containing protein — MKNIIFVVFALVCFGVKAQSVSTSTIKFAAADPSPADIVYFPLNAAKAKAGDETKPIIKVIYSRPQKKGREIFGVLEQFGNVWRFGANENTEIRFFEKVNVGGKKIKAGTYSLFAIPNKDTWTIILNKQTDKWGAFTYDSSKDVVRVNVPVKSLAKPIEYFSITFSPSPNGATLIAAWDKTQVELPIGL, encoded by the coding sequence ATGAAAAACATCATATTTGTTGTTTTCGCTCTTGTGTGCTTTGGCGTAAAGGCTCAAAGTGTTTCTACTTCTACGATTAAGTTTGCGGCAGCCGACCCAAGCCCTGCCGACATTGTGTACTTTCCGTTAAATGCAGCCAAGGCAAAAGCAGGCGATGAAACAAAACCTATCATCAAAGTCATTTACTCCCGTCCGCAAAAAAAGGGACGTGAAATTTTTGGTGTCCTCGAGCAGTTTGGAAACGTTTGGCGTTTTGGTGCCAATGAGAATACCGAAATTCGCTTTTTCGAAAAGGTAAACGTTGGTGGTAAAAAAATAAAGGCCGGCACTTACAGCTTATTCGCAATACCGAATAAAGACACCTGGACTATCATTTTAAACAAACAAACTGATAAATGGGGTGCCTTTACTTATGATTCATCAAAAGATGTTGTGCGGGTTAACGTTCCTGTGAAATCACTCGCAAAGCCGATCGAATATTTCTCGATAACTTTTAGCCCAAGCCCAAACGGCGCAACCTTAATTGCCGCCTGGGATAAAACTCAGGTTGAATTGCCTATTGGCCTTTAA
- a CDS encoding phosphocholine-specific phospholipase C: MDSRREFLKKAAMLAGATGMANTLPSSVLKAMAINADPGSTFYDAEHIVFLMQENRSFDHMFGSLKGVRGFNEPHPHIQPDGNKVWLQKDGQGYTYAPFHVDINKTKITWQGGLPHSWNDQVAARNGGKYDKWLPVKGPMTLSYYKRADVPFYYALADAFTVCDQHFCSSLTGTTPNRLFFFTGTVRGEKSANKVAVVNNDQAESQNNVFVDWPTFQETLEDNGIDWRIYQNELWTSRLPEGEVDDWLGNYGDNPVEYISRHNVKLSAYFRKNGDNTVKPALTPEEVQAKYDKLSQKEKNLIDKAFTTNISQKDYLELAPFTFTNDKGEKETINLPKGDIFHQFRKDVDEGKLPTVSWLVAPQRFSDHTSSPLYGTWYVSEALDILTKNPEVWKKTIFVLTYDENDGYFDHQPPFVVPNPGDASSGKVSAGIDFATDFEPRKGSPIGLGYRVPMVIASPWSKGGFVNSQVFDHTSSLMFMEKWLNKRTGKNVKSNNISDWRRAMCGDLSSVFRPYNGEALHSPEALKRAAVVTSIGNARNKPPQVGPTALNKGEVAKINQHESFSTQTSVHAPSQEKGTKPACALPYHLLADANLAGNEIEVSFQSVKMPFGSEWETVGAPFNMNSAASFKGVQGKFWAYAVKAGDTLTDKINIEDFDNEIYDLSVTGPNGFYRHFVGNKENPLITIKATAEQSGLVAKKLSGNLVFSIENKAAVPVSLQIIDNKYKKPTQNINLKAKSTTKVALDLSKNAHWYDFSIVQAGNTTFKHRYAGKIETGEITTTDPFMGGSL, translated from the coding sequence ATGGACTCACGTAGAGAATTTTTAAAAAAGGCGGCCATGCTCGCCGGTGCTACGGGAATGGCCAACACCCTGCCCAGCTCGGTGTTAAAGGCCATGGCAATCAATGCCGATCCCGGCAGTACGTTTTACGATGCGGAACACATCGTATTTTTAATGCAAGAAAATCGGTCGTTCGACCACATGTTCGGCAGTTTAAAAGGGGTTAGAGGCTTTAACGAGCCACATCCGCACATTCAGCCAGACGGCAACAAGGTTTGGTTGCAAAAGGATGGGCAGGGCTACACCTATGCGCCATTTCATGTTGATATCAACAAAACAAAAATTACCTGGCAGGGTGGTTTGCCTCACTCGTGGAACGATCAGGTGGCGGCTCGTAACGGGGGCAAGTATGATAAATGGCTTCCCGTAAAAGGGCCAATGACATTATCGTATTATAAAAGGGCCGATGTGCCGTTTTATTACGCACTAGCCGATGCATTTACGGTGTGCGATCAGCATTTTTGTTCTTCGTTAACAGGTACAACGCCAAATCGTTTATTCTTTTTTACGGGAACTGTCCGTGGCGAAAAAAGTGCCAATAAAGTTGCGGTTGTTAACAACGATCAGGCCGAATCGCAAAACAATGTATTTGTAGACTGGCCTACATTTCAAGAAACGCTTGAGGATAATGGCATTGACTGGAGAATTTACCAAAATGAACTTTGGACATCGCGATTGCCGGAGGGCGAGGTAGACGATTGGCTGGGAAACTATGGCGATAATCCGGTAGAATACATCAGCAGGCACAATGTAAAGCTTTCTGCTTATTTCAGAAAAAATGGCGATAATACTGTTAAACCAGCGCTTACGCCCGAAGAAGTGCAGGCAAAATACGATAAGCTTTCTCAGAAGGAGAAAAACCTGATTGATAAGGCTTTCACCACCAATATTTCGCAAAAAGACTATTTAGAACTGGCGCCATTTACCTTTACCAACGATAAGGGAGAAAAAGAAACAATTAACCTGCCAAAAGGCGACATTTTTCACCAGTTTAGAAAAGATGTTGACGAAGGGAAATTGCCTACGGTTTCGTGGTTGGTGGCGCCCCAACGCTTTTCAGACCATACCAGCTCGCCGCTTTACGGAACCTGGTACGTTAGCGAAGCATTGGATATTTTGACCAAAAACCCCGAGGTTTGGAAGAAAACCATTTTTGTATTAACCTACGATGAAAATGATGGCTATTTCGACCATCAACCACCTTTTGTGGTGCCAAATCCGGGCGATGCCTCGAGCGGCAAAGTGTCGGCCGGAATTGATTTTGCTACAGACTTTGAGCCCAGAAAGGGCAGTCCGATCGGTTTGGGTTATCGTGTGCCCATGGTTATTGCTTCGCCGTGGAGCAAGGGAGGATTTGTAAACTCGCAGGTGTTCGACCATACTTCATCGCTGATGTTTATGGAGAAATGGCTAAACAAAAGGACCGGGAAAAATGTGAAAAGTAATAATATCAGCGATTGGCGCAGGGCCATGTGTGGCGATTTAAGCTCGGTATTTCGCCCCTACAATGGCGAAGCACTTCACTCGCCCGAAGCGTTAAAAAGAGCCGCTGTAGTTACCAGCATCGGCAACGCCAGAAACAAACCGCCGCAAGTGGGGCCAACGGCGTTAAATAAGGGTGAGGTTGCCAAAATTAACCAACATGAGTCCTTTTCTACACAAACCTCCGTTCATGCACCAAGCCAGGAAAAAGGAACGAAACCTGCCTGTGCGCTTCCTTACCATTTATTAGCGGATGCCAACCTTGCAGGCAATGAAATTGAGGTTAGTTTTCAATCCGTAAAAATGCCCTTTGGCAGCGAATGGGAAACTGTTGGCGCACCATTTAATATGAACTCAGCAGCCAGTTTTAAAGGCGTGCAGGGAAAATTTTGGGCATACGCAGTAAAGGCTGGCGACACGCTGACAGACAAGATCAATATCGAAGATTTTGACAACGAAATTTACGATTTGAGCGTTACCGGACCGAACGGCTTTTATCGGCACTTTGTGGGCAATAAGGAAAATCCGCTCATTACGATTAAGGCCACCGCAGAACAAAGCGGGTTGGTAGCCAAAAAGCTTTCGGGCAATTTGGTTTTTTCTATCGAGAACAAAGCAGCGGTGCCTGTTAGCCTTCAAATTATTGATAACAAGTATAAAAAGCCAACCCAAAATATCAATTTGAAAGCGAAATCGACCACAAAAGTGGCTTTAGATTTATCGAAAAATGCGCATTGGTACGATTTCAGTATTGTTCAAGCGGGAAACACGACTTTTAAACACCGCTATGCAGGTAAAATAGAAACTGGAGAAATTACTACAACAGATCCGTTTATGGGGGGAAGCCTCTAG
- a CDS encoding glycerophosphodiester phosphodiesterase family protein: MKRILISALMLFIFTATFAQKFNWNNNQVIAHRGAWKKNNFPQNSIASLNEAAKLGCYGSEFDVWMTSDQVLVVNHDPEFEGLTIEKVTYQELLTKTMSNGEKIPTLEAYLRAGKKQKGTKLILEIKPSLISKERGIDVTNKCIEMVKKIGVSDWMEYISFDYDYCKRILELLPKAKVAYLKGDISAEQMKADKLTGVDYHYSVYQKDGWIENAHRLGLTVNAWTVNTVPEVQWLLAHRVDYITTNEPEMVFEELKKTPVKTGWKLKWADEFDDAGLPLSKNWSYDVGGKGWGNNELQYYTDADTANAVVKKGNLNINVLKENKENNHYTSARLVTKNKFDFKYGRVEVRAMLPKGRGLWPAIWALPTEWKYGSWPKSGEIDIMEHVGYEPDSVYGTVHTERFNHVIHTQVGKAVKINPYNSYHVYAIEWYEDRMDFFVDDEKYFSFKNTGKGAPEWPFDQNFHLILNVAVGGGWGGKKGVDESIFPATMKVDYVRVYQK, translated from the coding sequence ATGAAACGAATACTTATATCTGCTTTAATGTTGTTCATTTTTACAGCCACATTCGCTCAAAAGTTTAACTGGAATAATAACCAGGTAATTGCCCATCGCGGGGCCTGGAAGAAAAATAATTTTCCGCAAAATTCAATCGCCTCTTTAAATGAAGCTGCGAAGCTAGGCTGTTATGGGTCGGAATTTGATGTGTGGATGACCTCAGACCAGGTTTTGGTAGTTAACCACGACCCAGAATTTGAGGGCTTAACTATTGAGAAAGTGACTTACCAGGAGTTGTTAACCAAAACGATGAGTAACGGAGAAAAAATTCCGACGCTTGAGGCTTATTTACGAGCAGGTAAGAAACAAAAGGGAACGAAGCTCATTTTAGAGATAAAGCCATCGCTGATAAGCAAAGAACGCGGGATTGATGTTACCAATAAATGCATCGAAATGGTGAAAAAAATCGGCGTGTCCGATTGGATGGAATACATCAGCTTCGATTACGATTATTGCAAGCGCATACTCGAACTTCTGCCCAAAGCCAAAGTTGCTTATTTAAAAGGCGATATTAGTGCCGAGCAGATGAAAGCCGACAAACTAACGGGGGTTGATTACCATTACAGTGTGTACCAAAAAGATGGCTGGATTGAAAATGCGCACCGATTGGGCTTAACGGTTAATGCATGGACGGTAAATACGGTTCCGGAGGTGCAGTGGTTGCTCGCACATCGGGTTGATTACATTACGACCAATGAACCGGAGATGGTTTTTGAGGAGCTAAAAAAAACACCAGTAAAAACGGGATGGAAACTGAAGTGGGCAGATGAATTTGACGATGCCGGCCTGCCATTAAGTAAGAACTGGAGTTACGATGTAGGCGGAAAAGGCTGGGGAAATAATGAGTTGCAGTACTACACCGATGCCGATACCGCAAATGCAGTGGTTAAAAAAGGGAATTTGAACATCAATGTACTCAAAGAAAATAAGGAAAACAACCATTACACTTCGGCCAGGCTGGTGACCAAAAACAAGTTCGATTTTAAGTACGGAAGAGTGGAGGTAAGGGCGATGTTGCCGAAGGGCCGCGGACTGTGGCCAGCAATTTGGGCACTCCCAACCGAGTGGAAATATGGCAGTTGGCCCAAAAGCGGCGAAATTGATATTATGGAACATGTTGGTTACGAGCCTGATAGCGTGTATGGTACAGTACATACTGAAAGGTTTAACCATGTAATACATACCCAGGTTGGCAAGGCGGTTAAAATAAATCCTTACAATTCGTATCATGTGTACGCCATTGAATGGTACGAAGACAGAATGGATTTCTTTGTTGACGATGAAAAGTATTTCAGCTTTAAAAACACAGGAAAGGGTGCGCCCGAATGGCCTTTCGATCAAAATTTCCACCTTATTTTAAATGTTGCCGTTGGTGGTGGTTGGGGAGGTAAAAAAGGCGTTGACGAATCGATATTTCCGGCAACAATGAAAGTCGATTATGTAAGGGTTTATCAGAAGTAA